TTCACCTCCATTGAAGGGGAATACAAATTCCTGCTCTTTGTGATGCTGGGCGTGGCCATCTGGCGTCTCAAAGAGCAACTTGGTCGCATCATGGACCACACAGAGCCCCGTCTGGGAGACCGCATTCCCATGCGCGGCAAGAACCCCAACGAGCGTGTGGCAGCCTTCATGATCCATGCCCTCACCCCGGACGACATGTTCCAGACCGAGCGCATCAAGTGGCTGAAACCCTGGGTGGACCGGGGCATCATCCCCCTGAAATGGGTGATCTGGGCCGCAGAGCAGCTCCGTCCCGTCAAGGTGGATGAGTTGCGCGGCATCAAGACCTCTGAGGGGATCGATGTGCGCATGTACCTGATCACCTGCCCGGTGCTGCCCGAGTTCTTTCGGGACAAACCCGAACTGGCCGTTCAAAGGGCCATTCAGGGCGCACGCCTCTCCCACGAGATGGGTGCCAGTGTGATGGGTCTGGGTGCATTCTGGAGCACGGTGGGCAACAAGGGCCAGGAAGTTCAGGAGGCCGTTCCCCAGATTCATGTGACCAACGGTGGAGCCTATACTGCTGGGACCGTGAAAAACGCCATTCCTGGCATCCTCAGACACTTCGAGGAGCAGGGGCGCAACCTCAAAGAAGCGACTGCAGGAGTGGTCGGGGCAAACGGTGTGGTGGCGTTCGGCATTGCCCGCACCATCAGCCCTCAGGTGGGTAAAGTGATCCTGCTGGGTCGGGACCAGGAGCGCCTGGAGCGCAGCATGAAGACACTGGCCAAGGCCAACCCCTCCACGGAATTTATTGCAACCACCGATTACGCTTCCCTGAAAGAATGCGACATCATCTTCACAGCCACCAGTGATCCCGACCCGGTGATTTTTCCCGAGCACGTCAAGGAGAACACCTGGATCTTCGATGAGGGCCGCCCTGCCGACGTGGATGAAAGCGTCAAGCAGGTTCCCGGAGTTCGTGTGATTCCTGGTGGAGTGGTGGTCCCTCCAGGCAGCATGACCGGAAACGTCAACCTGCACTTCGGGCGGGGGGCCGTTCCTGCTTGCCTTGCAGAAACCCTGATCATTGCCGCCACCGAATCTTATGACCGCAAGAGCCTCGGACAGCAGACCCTCAGCGAAAACATCAATTTCTTTGTGCAGGAAGCCGAACGTCTGGGCTTTTTGACCGTCGAAGAATAAGACCTTCATCGTTCAGGTCTCAATCACGCCCCAATCAGGGGCGTTTTTCTATAATGGGTGTACAGTGTGTGATATCCCCCAGAAACTGTCCTCCAGAACAGCCTTTGCCCTTCCTGCCTTTCCGCTGGTCCTCTGCACCGGACAGCTTTCCAGACCTGCCCCCACACCAAGGAGTGCGCCTCATGCGTAAATTGTTGTTGAGCATCACCCTGAGCCTTGCCGGATGGGCGTTCGCTGGCACCCAGCAGTGCGACGATGCCTTTGCAAAACCCGACTATGTGACTGCCTACAAGGAGTGCCTGCCGCTGGCCCGCCAGGGAGATGGCATTGCCCAGGCCATCATCGGGTACCTCTATGATTTTGGTCAGGGAGGGGTGCCACAGGATTACACCCAGGCGGCCACCTGGTACCAGCTTGCAGTCCAGCAGAATGTGCCTCTCGCCCTCAACAACATGGGAGAACTGTACCAGTACGGACTTGGTGTGGCCCAGAGCGACCAGAAGGCCTTTGAGCTGTATCTGAAATCCAGTGCCCAGGGGAACCGCAAAGGGCAGTATCTTGCAGGTTATTTTTATGAGCAGGGGCGAGCCACCCCCCAGAATTACACCAGGGCCCTGGAACTGTACCGCAAGTCTGCAGACCAGGGGTACGCCCAGGCCCAGAACGCCATGGGATACATGTATGAATTCGGGTATGGGGTCAAGTCCGATTACACCCAGGCCCTTTCCTGGTACCGCAAGGCGGCAGATCAGGAATACGAGGTGGGGCAGTACAACGTCGGTTATGTGTACCGCTACCTGATGGACCCCCCGAACGATCAGGAAGCCTTCAAATGGTTCCAGAAATCTGCCCTGCTGGGACATGCCGACGCCCAGAATGAACTGGCCTACATGTACCAGTACGGTTACGGCACCAGACAGGATTTTCAGCAGGCCATTCGCTGGTATGGGCTGGCCATTGAGCAGGAAAACAGTGCGGCTTACAACAACCTGGGGATCATGTACCGTGACGGTCAGGGTGTGAAGCAGGATTACCAGGAAGCCATGCGACTGTTCCAGAAATCTGCAGACCTGAACAGCAGTTATGGGGCCTACAATCTTGCTTATCTGTACTACAACGGTCTCGGAGTGAAACAGGATTACCAGAAGGCCCTGCAGTTCTTCACCCAGTCGGCAAACCGCAATTATGCAGACGCACAGAACTATCTGGGCATCATGTACCAGTACGGTTACGGCGTGAAGCAGGACCCCCAGCAGGCCCTCAACTGGTACCAGAAAGCGGCAGAACAGAACAACAAATATGCCCTTTACAATCTGGCCTACATGTACAGTGCCGGTCTCGGGACCCGTCAGGACCAGAGCAAGGCAGCGCAGCTTTACGAAAGGGCATCTGCTGCAGGCTACCCTGATGCAGATGCAGAACTTGGCTACCTGTACCTGAACGGCCAGGGTGTCACCAAGGATGAGAAAAAGGCAGCACAACTCTTCCAGAAAGCTGCAGACGCCGGGGTGGTCATTGGACAGAACAACCTCGGGTACATGTACGAACTGGGCCTTGGCGGACTGCCCCGGGATTATGCAAAGGCGGTGTTCTGGTACCAGAAG
The sequence above is drawn from the Deinococcus cellulosilyticus NBRC 106333 = KACC 11606 genome and encodes:
- a CDS encoding glycerol-3-phosphate acyltransferase codes for the protein MIITAIVVAALSYLIGSLPFGYWLIKRTGHHPREVSAHNLGIENVMHLLGPGPALVSAMADILKAFVAIALAIPTGQTEIALLAGIAAYFGHLFPPRKFFPDLPPRGRGNLVLLGVLAGWSASHALPEVLIYLTIAVFAGLLAYTRFVVVATLSSLAFLTLTVTVFTSIEGEYKFLLFVMLGVAIWRLKEQLGRIMDHTEPRLGDRIPMRGKNPNERVAAFMIHALTPDDMFQTERIKWLKPWVDRGIIPLKWVIWAAEQLRPVKVDELRGIKTSEGIDVRMYLITCPVLPEFFRDKPELAVQRAIQGARLSHEMGASVMGLGAFWSTVGNKGQEVQEAVPQIHVTNGGAYTAGTVKNAIPGILRHFEEQGRNLKEATAGVVGANGVVAFGIARTISPQVGKVILLGRDQERLERSMKTLAKANPSTEFIATTDYASLKECDIIFTATSDPDPVIFPEHVKENTWIFDEGRPADVDESVKQVPGVRVIPGGVVVPPGSMTGNVNLHFGRGAVPACLAETLIIAATESYDRKSLGQQTLSENINFFVQEAERLGFLTVEE